In one window of Synchiropus splendidus isolate RoL2022-P1 chromosome 15, RoL_Sspl_1.0, whole genome shotgun sequence DNA:
- the LOC128771685 gene encoding neurexophilin 1, giving the protein MRTKCVRAASLLLLLSLVSCAESQSSGSPDLRQSTKSKMKTYWTESSKTLSISRLLSQTLVDRDNFTALDLSYDEDSLSKQEQWNWLYNSTGARDPRSRTKRRPIVKTGKFKKMFGWGDFHSNIKTVKLNLLITGKIVDHGNGTFSVYFRHNSTGQGNVSVGLVPPTKAVEFQVHHAHQPFHHHHQQQQQQTALETKDTKLFNCRVEYEKVEKGTRNSLCAHDPSQSCPQEQTQSHVSWLCAKPFKVICIFITFYSTDYKLVQKVCPDYNYHSDTPYLPTG; this is encoded by the exons ATGAGGACCAAGTGTGTGAGAGctgcctctctgctgctgctcctatCGCTG GTTTCCTGCGCTGAATCTCAGAGTTCCGGGAGTCCCGACCTTCGGCAAAGCACCAAATCCAAAATGAAGACCTACTGGACCGAGAGCAGCAAGACTTTGTCCATCAGCCGCCTCCTGTCCCAGACCCTCGTCGACAGAGACAATTTCACTGCCCTGGACCTGAGCTATGACGAGGACTCCTTGTCCAAGCAGGAGCAGTGGAACTGGCTCTACAACAGCACCGGCGCCCGAGACCCTCGATCCAGAACTAAACGGAGACCCATCGTGAAGACCGGCAAGTTCAAGAAGATGTTTGGTTGGGGCGACTTCCACTCCAACATCAAGACGGTGAAGCTGAATCTTCTCATCACCGGGAAGATCGTGGATCACGGCAACGGGACCTTCAGCGTCTACTTTCGCCACAACTCCACTGGGCAGGGGAATGTGTCAGTGGGGCTGGTGCCGCCGACCAAGGCGGTGGAGTTCCAGGTCCACCATGCGCACCAGCCcttccaccaccatcaccagcagcagcagcagcagactgcTCTAGAGACCAAGGACACCAAGCTCTTCAACTGCAGGGTGGAGTAcgagaaggtggagaagggcACCCGGAACTCCCTGTGTGCCCATGACCCGTCGCAGAGCTGCCCGCAGGAGCAGACCCAGAGCCACGTCTCCTGGTTGTGCGCCAAACCCTTCAAAGTCATCtgcatcttcatcaccttctACAGCACCGACTACAAGCTGGTGCAGAAGGTGTGTCCGGACTACAACTACCACAGCGACACCCCGTACCTGCCCACCGGGTGA